The following proteins are encoded in a genomic region of Helicobacter macacae MIT 99-5501:
- a CDS encoding UDP-N-acetylenolpyruvoylglucosamine reductase: MFLKIINFATYTSLKIGTPLPVWVLERSDEVAFGALGSHKVWDRLDKLEKDFLEKLTQAKSNTKADLSHTNLDLSSLASDFISLNSDLGNDLASEELSSNEILENEILEGKISSSEIFKTKQSTCGKQQQSLKSLYTCIGNGYNLLVSPNAKHLVMLSSEFDYILTKDTLQNPKDSSEVIEVGGKTSSSSLFRFCKQHNLGGLEFLRSLPGSVGGLVKMNAGMKQYEIKDTLLEVCIDGIWRSDFALSYRSSDIAGIISAARFRLKKGFDSSLLAQFQAMRSTHPKEPSCGSCFRNPSGDYAGRLIEAVGLKGAKQNGVGFSSHHANFLVNFGTKSTQASPTQVDSTQTNSTKTNFTKIDSCQAEFADALAMIELAKKRVKERFGIELVPEVQIVH; encoded by the coding sequence ATGTTTCTAAAAATCATAAATTTTGCCACTTACACAAGCCTAAAAATCGGCACTCCACTGCCTGTGTGGGTGCTAGAGAGAAGCGATGAAGTCGCCTTTGGGGCATTGGGCTCGCACAAGGTGTGGGATAGATTAGACAAACTAGAAAAAGATTTTTTAGAAAAATTGACACAAGCAAAATCTAACACTAAAGCTGATTTATCGCATACTAATTTAGACTTATCCTCTTTAGCAAGTGATTTTATAAGTTTAAATAGTGATTTGGGGAATGATTTGGCAAGCGAAGAGTTAAGCTCAAATGAGATTTTGGAAAATGAGATTTTGGAGGGCAAAATCTCAAGTAGTGAGATTTTTAAGACAAAGCAAAGCACTTGTGGCAAACAACAGCAATCCCTAAAATCCCTATACACCTGCATAGGCAATGGCTATAATCTCCTTGTATCGCCAAATGCTAAGCACTTGGTTATGCTCTCTTCCGAGTTTGATTATATTTTGACAAAAGATACTTTGCAAAATCCAAAAGATTCTAGCGAGGTTATTGAGGTGGGTGGCAAAACTAGCTCTTCAAGCCTTTTTAGATTTTGTAAGCAGCATAATTTAGGTGGGCTAGAGTTTTTGCGCTCATTGCCGGGGAGTGTGGGCGGATTAGTCAAAATGAATGCTGGAATGAAGCAATATGAGATAAAAGATACGCTACTAGAAGTCTGCATAGATGGTATCTGGCGCAGTGATTTTGCCCTAAGCTATCGCTCTAGCGATATAGCAGGCATAATAAGCGCGGCTAGATTTCGCCTAAAAAAAGGCTTTGATTCTAGCTTGCTAGCGCAGTTTCAAGCGATGAGAAGCACCCACCCCAAAGAGCCAAGCTGTGGGAGCTGCTTTAGAAATCCTAGCGGGGATTATGCAGGTAGGCTAATAGAAGCTGTGGGGCTAAAAGGTGCTAAGCAAAATGGAGTAGGGTTTAGCTCACACCACGCAAATTTTTTGGTAAATTTTGGCACAAAATCCACTCAAGCAAGTCCTACTCAAGTAGATTCCACTCAAACAAATTCCACCAAAACAAACTTCACTAAGATAGATTCTTGCCAAGCGGAGTTTGCAGACGCGCTAGCGATGATAGAGCTAGCAAAAAAGCGCGTAAAAGAGCGATTTGGCATAGAGCTAGTCCCTGAAGTGCAAATCGTGCACTAA
- a CDS encoding FecCD family ABC transporter permease, translating to MKAKSKQSNHTTHPKSTKTALAYTLAIIAMVCIALLALSSGRYPIAFSEVVSMLFDTLSSTHSTQSQQEYLQRVILLDFRAPRVLLALIVGAGLSMCGCAFQSLFRNPLATPDILGVTNASSFGAVLALMLGLNMVGVCAFGFCFGIVSLVLVVAVSYSRFVSLSSVSMVLSGIIISALFSSLVSLVKYLADPQDTLPSITYWLLGSLSRVWSAQLGAGLIVVALGCVVLFALRWKLNLLALSEEEAKSLGVNLNALRAGVILSCTIIVSVSVCLCGVIGWIGLLIPHIARLLVGSENSRVLGLSAILGAGFLTLIDIISRSLSASEIPISILSAIVGAPFFIYILHKNKGGVRL from the coding sequence ATGAAAGCAAAATCTAAGCAAAGCAATCACACAACACACCCAAAATCTACAAAAACCGCACTTGCTTATACTCTAGCTATCATTGCTATGGTGTGCATAGCACTTTTGGCATTATCAAGCGGTCGCTATCCTATCGCTTTTAGCGAGGTTGTCTCTATGCTTTTTGACACGCTTAGCAGCACTCATAGCACACAATCACAGCAAGAGTATTTGCAACGAGTTATCTTGCTAGATTTTCGCGCTCCTCGCGTGCTGTTAGCACTTATCGTAGGTGCTGGGCTAAGTATGTGTGGTTGTGCATTTCAAAGTCTTTTTAGAAATCCTCTAGCCACACCTGATATTTTGGGCGTAACAAATGCAAGTAGCTTTGGCGCGGTGCTAGCACTTATGCTTGGGCTTAATATGGTAGGGGTGTGCGCATTTGGATTTTGCTTTGGGATAGTGTCTCTCGTGCTTGTAGTAGCGGTAAGCTATTCGCGCTTTGTCAGCTTAAGTAGCGTGAGTATGGTGCTAAGCGGGATTATCATATCTGCACTTTTTTCTAGCCTAGTAAGTCTTGTGAAATACCTAGCCGACCCGCAAGACACACTTCCTAGTATCACTTATTGGCTTTTGGGCTCTCTCTCACGCGTGTGGAGCGCACAGCTAGGGGCTGGACTTATCGTGGTGGCTTTGGGCTGTGTGGTGCTTTTTGCCCTGCGCTGGAAGCTAAATCTACTCGCCCTAAGTGAAGAAGAAGCAAAAAGTCTAGGGGTAAATCTAAATGCTTTGAGGGCAGGCGTGATTTTATCTTGCACGATTATCGTAAGCGTGAGTGTGTGTCTGTGTGGCGTGATAGGCTGGATAGGGCTACTTATCCCACATATCGCTAGGCTACTTGTGGGAAGTGAAAACTCTAGAGTTTTGGGCTTAAGCGCGATTTTGGGTGCTGGATTTTTAACCCTCATAGATATTATCTCACGCTCTCTTAGTGCTAGTGAGATTCCTATATCGATTTTGAGTGCGATTGTGGGTGCGCCGTTTTTTATTTATATATTGCACAAAAACAAAGGAGGAGTAAGGCTATGA
- a CDS encoding TonB-dependent receptor, which produces MKAKTLAISATLLSQIYALESQNVETHELERVTVSANKGAQIGLSSLPLELQSRQISIVSKDTLLEKISLGGAQTALESVPSVLYSRSGGVNGQISVRGQNSNNGYTLIMIDGVPFTGRSTLDFNVLDVNQFDSIEVIRGSAGSLYGNYGINGLINFRSRKSNYNLGGKDFKATARLRSLEYQSVNNGVAGRAEILGGGGGWDLLVGVSGRIGGDYLTPIQEGGKYLKAKNSNYNAFNLDFNVGYTTKSNTRYYAQGRYSSIESHRAGGGAGVSAAPGSSYGIYVSEIPLREYYLRLGALKKNLSFANSMDIYAYIRHWDTDIWNYRSNSTYGASKTNIQQQVYNNNIAGFKIIFDSTAGKHSLGYGVEIVSAINPRGTRQIFHNGNGTNATGSVNIAARPSTNTDFALFVKDDWKVFDRWILSGAIRGDYFLSTVGKERMSSENSNPTNSTQAALTKQLDDNDILHSGAITGSLGSVWFITDYISNVINLSHNFKDSYSYRYSVSAGNPPTMINPTLHPEYSQTAELGFRVHTDNHYASLVGFFTYYHDKIALGATYFDSILQTNARKYQNIGKAYIAGAELEGRHSFLDSMIELGYVLAYNYGMDISNHKPIAYIAPLYGNLTVKFNFDRVYFGIVQRFYADKWRIDNTQERRSKGYMMSDIYAGLKLGAFKHNMKDMELIFGVSNLFNTIGRNPVVFEEIKASYSITNPLVEPARNFTLKYVWKY; this is translated from the coding sequence ATGAAAGCAAAAACACTAGCAATTTCTGCAACGCTACTATCCCAAATATACGCGCTAGAATCCCAAAATGTAGAAACCCACGAGCTAGAGCGCGTAACTGTAAGCGCAAACAAAGGAGCTCAAATAGGATTAAGCAGCTTGCCATTAGAGCTACAAAGTAGGCAAATATCTATTGTCTCAAAAGACACCTTGCTAGAGAAAATCTCACTAGGTGGCGCACAAACCGCGCTAGAGAGCGTGCCTAGCGTGCTTTACTCACGAAGCGGTGGAGTAAATGGACAAATAAGCGTGCGCGGGCAAAACTCTAATAACGGCTACACACTCATAATGATAGATGGCGTGCCTTTCACGGGACGAAGCACGCTAGATTTTAATGTGCTTGATGTAAATCAGTTTGATTCTATTGAAGTCATTCGTGGTTCGGCTGGCTCACTATATGGCAACTACGGCATAAATGGGCTAATCAATTTTCGCTCTAGAAAAAGCAACTACAATCTTGGTGGCAAAGACTTCAAAGCCACAGCGAGACTACGCTCACTAGAATACCAAAGCGTAAATAACGGCGTAGCTGGAAGGGCAGAGATTTTGGGTGGTGGAGGTGGCTGGGATTTGCTAGTAGGTGTAAGTGGTAGAATCGGTGGGGATTATCTAACGCCAATCCAAGAGGGTGGCAAATACCTAAAAGCAAAAAACTCCAACTACAATGCGTTTAATTTGGACTTTAATGTCGGCTACACGACAAAAAGCAACACTCGCTACTACGCGCAAGGACGCTACTCAAGCATAGAATCTCACCGCGCAGGTGGTGGAGCTGGAGTGAGCGCGGCACCGGGCAGTTCTTATGGAATCTATGTAAGTGAGATTCCGCTTAGAGAATACTACCTACGACTAGGTGCGCTTAAAAAAAATCTATCTTTTGCCAACTCTATGGATATATACGCATATATTCGGCATTGGGACACAGACATTTGGAACTACCGCTCAAACTCCACTTATGGCGCAAGCAAAACAAATATCCAACAACAAGTTTATAATAACAACATAGCAGGATTTAAAATCATCTTTGATAGCACCGCTGGCAAGCACTCTTTGGGATATGGCGTGGAAATAGTAAGCGCGATAAATCCTAGAGGCACAAGGCAGATTTTTCACAATGGAAATGGCACAAACGCCACAGGTAGTGTAAATATCGCTGCTCGCCCTAGCACAAACACAGATTTTGCGCTATTTGTAAAAGATGATTGGAAAGTATTTGATAGGTGGATTTTATCAGGTGCGATTAGAGGGGATTATTTTTTATCCACCGTTGGCAAAGAGAGAATGTCTAGCGAAAATTCTAATCCAACTAATTCCACTCAAGCCGCGCTAACAAAACAACTTGATGATAATGACATACTACACAGCGGAGCTATCACAGGCTCTCTAGGAAGTGTGTGGTTTATCACAGACTACATTAGCAATGTCATCAATCTAAGCCACAACTTCAAAGACTCATATAGCTATCGCTACTCCGTCTCTGCTGGCAATCCCCCAACAATGATAAACCCGACTTTGCATCCTGAATACTCCCAAACCGCAGAACTAGGATTTCGCGTGCATACGGATAATCACTATGCTTCACTTGTAGGGTTTTTTACCTACTATCACGACAAAATCGCACTTGGTGCGACTTACTTTGATAGTATTTTGCAAACAAATGCTAGAAAATATCAAAACATAGGCAAGGCATATATCGCTGGAGCGGAGCTAGAGGGCAGGCATAGCTTTTTGGACTCTATGATAGAGCTAGGCTATGTGCTTGCATATAACTACGGAATGGATATAAGCAATCATAAGCCAATAGCCTATATCGCGCCACTTTATGGAAATCTAACCGTGAAGTTTAACTTTGATAGAGTGTATTTTGGGATAGTGCAGAGATTTTATGCGGATAAATGGCGCATAGACAACACGCAAGAGCGCAGGAGTAAGGGCTATATGATGAGTGATATTTACGCAGGGCTAAAGCTAGGTGCGTTTAAACATAATATGAAAGATATGGAGCTAATCTTTGGTGTGTCAAATCTCTTTAACACCATAGGGCGAAATCCCGTAGTGTTTGAGGAGATAAAAGCCTCATACTCTATCACAAACCCTCTAGTAGAACCTGCACGAAACTTCACACTAAAATATGTGTGGAAATACTAG
- the fliQ gene encoding flagellar biosynthesis protein FliQ → MEEQLVALAIETYKITLLISLPILATGLIIGLLISIFQATTQINEMTLSFVPKILGVIAVIVLTMPWMLNMLSDYTTNIIKLIPKFIG, encoded by the coding sequence ATGGAAGAGCAGCTTGTCGCCCTTGCGATTGAAACCTACAAAATCACACTTCTTATCTCACTTCCCATTCTTGCCACAGGGCTTATCATCGGGCTTTTAATCAGCATTTTCCAAGCCACCACTCAAATCAATGAAATGACACTCTCTTTTGTGCCAAAGATTTTGGGCGTAATCGCTGTGATTGTGCTTACGATGCCGTGGATGCTAAATATGCTAAGCGATTACACGACAAATATCATCAAACTTATCCCTAAATTTATAGGCTAG
- a CDS encoding ABC transporter ATP-binding protein, with translation MTMPKHDKIHCDTTRTINHATTTLVPNLAPNPPLLEVKNLNFSRTSKILSNINFSLQAGEILSVLGRNGAGKTTLLKCLLGFIKATSGEVRLNGVNISHSQGARQAKMWDNIAYVAQNKGIPLAISALEMVTLGLNSHITLMPKKSDFEKASQVLDELKIAHLKTKNCASLSGGELQMVLFARALVKRPKILVLDEPESNLDFANQKTILDMLKDLSKQGCAIIINTHFPAHALFLSNKVLLISKIDSTKSCAKVDFKVDFSKDSAKIQNHDFITACALGEGFSNGIFGGRELLDEAHLSSLYGVPLELHSMGANFDCQEFIVRI, from the coding sequence ATGACTATGCCAAAGCACGATAAAATCCACTGCGACACGACTCGCACCATAAATCACGCCACAACTACACTTGTGCCAAATCTTGCACCAAATCCACCACTGCTTGAAGTAAAAAATCTAAACTTCTCACGCACTAGCAAAATCCTCTCAAATATAAATTTTTCCCTCCAAGCAGGCGAAATCCTAAGTGTGCTAGGACGCAATGGAGCGGGGAAAACGACACTACTAAAATGCCTTTTGGGATTTATAAAAGCCACAAGCGGAGAAGTGCGACTAAATGGAGTGAATATAAGCCACTCTCAAGGTGCAAGGCAGGCAAAAATGTGGGATAACATAGCCTATGTCGCTCAAAACAAAGGTATCCCTCTAGCCATAAGCGCACTAGAAATGGTAACGCTAGGGCTAAACTCACATATCACGCTGATGCCCAAAAAAAGCGACTTTGAAAAAGCAAGCCAAGTGCTAGATGAGCTAAAAATCGCTCATCTAAAAACAAAAAACTGCGCTTCTCTAAGTGGAGGCGAACTTCAAATGGTGCTTTTTGCTCGCGCTTTAGTCAAACGACCAAAGATTTTAGTCCTAGATGAGCCAGAATCAAATCTTGACTTTGCAAACCAAAAAACAATCCTTGATATGCTAAAAGATTTAAGCAAGCAGGGCTGTGCTATCATCATAAATACACATTTCCCTGCCCACGCGCTGTTTTTGTCCAACAAAGTTTTGCTAATCTCAAAAATAGATTCTACAAAATCTTGCGCGAAAGTGGATTTTAAAGTGGATTTTTCAAAAGATTCTGCAAAAATACAAAATCACGATTTTATAACTGCCTGCGCGTTAGGCGAGGGATTTTCTAATGGCATTTTTGGTGGGAGGGAATTGCTAGATGAAGCGCATTTAAGTAGCCTATATGGCGTGCCTTTGGAGCTACACTCTATGGGCGCAAATTTTGATTGCCAAGAATTTATCGTGCGGATATAG
- a CDS encoding acyl-CoA dehydratase activase, with protein sequence MSQIITQTANSTLLQPLLLGIDVGSTTAKIALLDGEKIIYKRYERHYSKVREKAIEIITDLRDIVGTRELKVALSGSAGFGIAKAVGIDFVQEVFATAEAVKFLEPDTDAVIELGGEDAKILFLSGGSEERMNGSCAGGTGAFIDQMVTLLAISAQEFDEISLNHSKIYPVASRCGVFAKTDVQPLLNQGVDKSNIAASIFQAVVNQTISGLAQGRKITGKVLFLGGPLFFYKGLQERFAKTLQEDYEKSESYERAKNKNPSHTQNTQNPAKSIKPFCAVFPDFAPYAVAIGVARCASESSKTFSCDSLLERLEQSKNTASRNKYLKPLFASQKELDDFNARHKKASLKIIDIDEAFEANGGKPIEAYLGVDCGSTTTKIILLDSANNILYQYYNSNEGNPASVIHSQLKHIYKHYGAQIFIKGSAVTGYGEELIKSGFGLDAGIVETMAHLKAAQFFNPKVDFIIDIGGQDMKCFYIRNGTIDSIMLNEACSSGCGSFIETFARSMGHSVSEFATLGLKSKHPVELGSRCTVFMNSSVKEAQKEGASIEDISAGLSMSVVKNAIYKVIRARDADDLGQQIVVQGGTFLNDAVLRSFEIEIARNVIRPEISGLMGAFGAALYAKSLGLDKSSILDEHDLEHFSHSASATNCKICGNNCHLTINKFNDSKGARKFISGNRCDKPLGIKKQSTLPNMYEYKLNRLKDLTNYKLYENPSQNPKYKGKIGIPLGLNMYENLPFWHKLFSELGFEVVVSKFSSKDTYQKGQYSIPSDTVCYPAKLMHGHIEDLLEQGVEAIFYPCMSKGFQNSQNHQDSSTKSYNCPVVAYYPELLANNVDKLKEVRFYYPYFGLHKKDNFYRKSSRFFGEMFRDFAKSKSDKKGLKSALKNTLKSTIKTTSKMLGLKDFSQKELKAALDSAYRFREEWLADIRTRGEEILQIIKEQNLKAIVLCGRPYHIDPEINHGIDKLINSLGLVVLSEDTIAHLAHAKDLQILNQWSYHSRLYNAAQFVCENENIELVQLVSFGCGIDSITTDEVREILESKGRFYTQLKIDEISNLGAVKIRIRSLIAAMELASQNHKQDSKQLEAKSSLMDSSVLKTQFNSAVFATKIDNANSTNSEQSIIFRKRANMAFPSVLATRQNLATQATKENA encoded by the coding sequence ATGTCGCAAATAATCACGCAAACTGCAAATTCCACATTACTTCAACCTTTACTTCTTGGCATAGATGTCGGCTCTACTACGGCAAAAATCGCGCTTTTGGACGGGGAGAAAATCATCTATAAGCGATATGAGCGACACTACTCAAAAGTGAGAGAAAAAGCCATAGAAATCATCACTGATTTGCGCGATATAGTCGGCACGCGCGAACTAAAAGTAGCCCTAAGTGGTTCGGCAGGATTTGGCATAGCAAAAGCAGTTGGCATAGATTTTGTCCAAGAAGTGTTTGCCACCGCAGAAGCAGTGAAGTTTTTGGAGCCAGATACAGATGCGGTTATCGAGCTAGGTGGGGAAGATGCCAAAATCTTATTTTTGAGCGGAGGAAGTGAGGAGAGAATGAATGGCTCTTGTGCAGGTGGCACAGGAGCGTTTATCGACCAAATGGTAACCCTGCTAGCAATTAGTGCGCAAGAATTTGATGAGATTTCTCTAAATCATAGCAAAATCTATCCTGTGGCAAGTCGCTGTGGAGTGTTTGCCAAAACCGATGTCCAGCCCTTGCTAAATCAAGGCGTAGATAAATCTAACATTGCTGCTAGCATATTTCAAGCTGTGGTAAATCAAACCATAAGCGGACTAGCACAAGGGCGCAAAATCACGGGCAAAGTGCTGTTTTTGGGTGGACCGCTGTTTTTTTACAAAGGTTTGCAAGAGAGATTTGCTAAGACTTTGCAAGAGGACTATGAAAAAAGTGAAAGCTATGAGAGGGCAAAGAACAAAAATCCTAGCCACACCCAAAATACTCAAAATCCCGCAAAATCTATTAAGCCTTTTTGCGCGGTTTTCCCTGATTTCGCTCCTTATGCGGTGGCTATCGGTGTGGCAAGGTGTGCTAGTGAATCAAGCAAAACATTTAGCTGTGATAGCCTGCTAGAGAGATTGGAGCAATCCAAAAACACCGCTTCTCGCAACAAATATCTAAAACCACTTTTTGCTAGCCAAAAAGAGCTAGATGATTTTAATGCTAGGCACAAAAAAGCTAGCCTAAAAATCATAGACATTGATGAAGCCTTTGAAGCAAATGGAGGAAAGCCCATAGAAGCCTATCTTGGAGTGGATTGTGGTAGCACCACTACCAAAATCATACTGCTAGATTCTGCAAACAACATACTTTATCAATACTACAACTCCAATGAGGGCAATCCTGCAAGCGTGATTCACTCCCAACTAAAGCATATATACAAGCATTATGGTGCACAGATTTTTATCAAAGGAAGTGCTGTTACAGGCTATGGCGAAGAGCTTATCAAATCTGGCTTTGGGCTAGATGCAGGCATAGTAGAGACAATGGCACACCTAAAAGCCGCGCAGTTTTTTAACCCAAAGGTGGATTTTATCATTGACATCGGTGGGCAAGATATGAAGTGCTTTTATATCCGCAATGGCACGATAGATAGCATAATGCTAAATGAGGCTTGCTCAAGTGGGTGTGGGAGCTTTATAGAGACTTTTGCTCGCTCTATGGGGCATAGTGTGAGTGAGTTTGCAACTCTAGGGCTAAAGTCAAAGCACCCCGTAGAGCTTGGCTCGCGCTGCACGGTGTTTATGAATAGCTCTGTCAAAGAAGCGCAAAAAGAGGGTGCAAGCATAGAGGATATAAGTGCGGGGCTATCTATGAGCGTGGTAAAAAATGCGATTTACAAAGTGATTCGCGCGCGTGATGCTGATGATTTGGGACAGCAAATAGTCGTGCAGGGAGGAACATTTCTAAATGATGCTGTGCTAAGGAGCTTTGAGATAGAAATCGCTAGAAATGTCATTCGCCCAGAGATAAGCGGACTTATGGGTGCATTTGGTGCGGCTCTTTATGCCAAAAGTTTGGGACTAGACAAATCTAGCATTTTAGATGAGCACGATTTGGAGCATTTCTCACATAGTGCAAGTGCGACAAACTGCAAAATCTGTGGAAACAACTGCCACCTAACGATAAATAAATTTAACGATTCAAAAGGAGCGCGGAAATTTATCTCGGGCAATCGCTGCGATAAACCACTAGGCATAAAAAAACAAAGCACCCTCCCAAATATGTATGAATACAAACTAAATAGACTAAAAGATTTGACTAACTACAAGCTATATGAAAATCCAAGCCAAAATCCAAAATACAAAGGCAAAATCGGTATCCCACTAGGGCTAAATATGTATGAGAATCTACCCTTTTGGCACAAACTTTTTAGCGAGCTAGGCTTTGAAGTGGTAGTATCAAAATTTAGCTCAAAAGACACATACCAAAAAGGGCAGTATTCTATCCCTAGCGATACGGTGTGCTACCCTGCCAAACTTATGCACGGGCATATTGAGGATTTGCTAGAGCAAGGGGTGGAAGCGATATTTTATCCCTGTATGAGCAAGGGATTTCAAAATAGCCAAAACCACCAAGACTCTAGCACCAAAAGCTATAATTGCCCCGTTGTCGCCTACTATCCAGAGCTACTTGCAAACAATGTCGACAAACTAAAAGAAGTGCGATTTTATTATCCCTACTTTGGCTTGCACAAAAAGGACAATTTCTACCGAAAATCTAGCCGATTTTTTGGCGAAATGTTTAGGGATTTTGCAAAATCCAAAAGCGACAAAAAGGGACTAAAATCCGCGCTAAAAAACACACTAAAATCCACCATAAAAACAACAAGCAAAATGCTAGGACTAAAAGATTTTAGCCAAAAAGAGCTAAAAGCCGCGCTTGATAGCGCGTATCGCTTCCGTGAGGAGTGGCTAGCTGATATTCGCACTAGGGGTGAAGAGATTTTGCAAATCATAAAGGAGCAAAATCTAAAGGCTATCGTGCTTTGCGGACGCCCATACCATATAGACCCAGAGATAAATCACGGCATAGATAAACTCATAAATTCGCTTGGGCTAGTCGTGCTAAGCGAGGATACCATAGCTCATCTTGCACACGCAAAAGATTTGCAGATTTTAAACCAATGGAGTTATCACTCACGGCTTTATAATGCCGCGCAGTTTGTTTGCGAAAATGAGAATATTGAGCTAGTGCAGCTTGTGAGCTTTGGCTGTGGGATAGACTCTATCACTACTGATGAAGTGCGCGAAATCCTAGAATCAAAAGGCAGATTTTACACCCAGCTAAAAATCGATGAAATAAGCAATCTAGGTGCAGTAAAGATTCGTATCCGCTCGCTAATAGCAGCTATGGAGCTAGCTAGCCAAAACCACAAGCAAGATAGCAAACAACTAGAAGCAAAATCTAGCCTTATGGATTCTAGTGTGCTAAAGACACAATTTAATAGCGCAGTCTTTGCTACTAAAATCGATAATGCTAATAGCACAAATAGCGAGCAATCAATCATCTTTCGCAAACGCGCAAATATGGCTTTCCCCTCTGTGCTAGCTACTCGTCAAAATCTAGCCACACAAGCCACAAAAGAAAATGCCTAA